One Desulfolucanica intricata genomic region harbors:
- the mtrB gene encoding trp RNA-binding attenuation protein MtrB, with the protein MSINNSEEYVVIKAKENGVTIIGLTRGKDTKFHHSEKLDKGEIMIAQFTEHTSAMKIRGRAEVLTRHGRMHTDE; encoded by the coding sequence ATGTCAATTAATAATAGCGAAGAATATGTTGTAATTAAGGCAAAGGAAAACGGGGTAACCATTATCGGTTTAACCCGGGGAAAAGATACAAAATTTCATCATTCCGAAAAACTTGACAAAGGTGAAATTATGATCGCCCAGTTTACTGAACATACATCGGCCATGAAAATTCGGGGACGGGCGGAGGTTTTAACCAGACATGGCAGGATGCATACAGATGAGTAG
- a CDS encoding phosphatidylglycerophosphatase A family protein encodes MVDLAALLTKRGVYLHEIAEVVHQLQKPFSPHLTLESCLEVVEGIIKKREVQYNVLTGLALDILAEENKLPDPLFQVILKDEPLYGVDEVLGLGIANIYGTIGTTSFGYLDKEKLGIIGKLNNNAINKINTFLDDLVAGIAAAGSAKIAHNIKETDK; translated from the coding sequence ATGGTTGATTTGGCAGCGTTATTAACAAAGCGTGGAGTTTACCTGCACGAAATAGCCGAGGTTGTTCATCAATTACAAAAACCTTTTAGTCCGCATTTAACTTTGGAAAGTTGTCTGGAGGTTGTAGAGGGAATTATTAAAAAGAGGGAAGTGCAGTATAATGTACTAACCGGTTTGGCTCTGGATATTTTAGCTGAGGAAAATAAGCTGCCTGATCCTCTCTTTCAAGTAATTTTGAAAGATGAACCATTATATGGCGTTGATGAAGTATTGGGTTTAGGGATAGCCAATATATACGGGACGATTGGTACAACAAGTTTTGGTTACTTGGATAAAGAAAAGCTTGGTATAATAGGAAAGCTAAACAACAATGCTATAAATAAGATTAATACTTTTCTGGATGATCTGGTTGCCGGTATTGCCGCAGCCGGCTCAGCTAAAATAGCTCATAATATTAAGGAAACAGATAAATAA
- a CDS encoding glutamate decarboxylase, which translates to MWTVVYIAPNQKVAEKLQQKLTSEGFLVKLRPIGLAQPGTVCSVEILVPESEVNEALEIINMG; encoded by the coding sequence GTGTGGACAGTGGTATATATTGCTCCGAACCAAAAAGTAGCAGAAAAACTACAGCAAAAATTGACCAGCGAGGGTTTTTTGGTAAAGTTGCGGCCCATCGGACTGGCACAGCCCGGTACTGTTTGTTCGGTGGAAATCCTTGTGCCTGAGTCAGAGGTAAATGAAGCCTTGGAAATTATAAATATGGGTTAG
- the accD gene encoding acetyl-CoA carboxylase, carboxyltransferase subunit beta, which produces MVLEIFRKQKYVTLQPEKSRREIPEGLWVKCSRCGEILYNKELSKNLKICEKCGYHFRLSAQERLQMILDEESFTEYDRELVSVNLLGIPEYDEKLAAAREKTGLNEAIVTGEGTIEGLRVVIAVMDAGFIMGSMGTVVGEKFVRAVENANHKKLPLVTFTASGGARMQEGILALMQMAKTTAALTRFSEDGGLYIAVITDPTTGGVSASFASVADIIITEPGALIGFAGPRVIEQTIRQKLPEGFQRAEFVRKHGFVDKIVSRAEMKAVLAKILKLHLQEDKEWPAQS; this is translated from the coding sequence TTGGTATTAGAAATTTTCCGTAAGCAAAAATATGTAACTTTGCAGCCCGAAAAGAGCCGGCGGGAAATCCCCGAAGGGCTTTGGGTGAAGTGTTCCCGCTGTGGAGAGATTTTGTACAATAAGGAACTTAGTAAAAATCTTAAAATATGCGAAAAATGCGGCTACCACTTTCGATTGTCCGCACAAGAGCGTCTGCAGATGATTTTAGATGAGGAAAGTTTTACGGAGTATGACCGGGAATTGGTTTCTGTCAACTTATTGGGAATTCCGGAGTATGATGAAAAGTTAGCAGCCGCCCGTGAGAAAACCGGTTTAAATGAAGCTATTGTTACCGGAGAGGGAACGATTGAGGGACTAAGAGTTGTTATTGCCGTTATGGATGCAGGTTTTATTATGGGAAGTATGGGTACCGTTGTTGGCGAAAAATTTGTGCGGGCTGTGGAAAATGCCAACCATAAAAAACTCCCTTTGGTAACATTTACGGCATCCGGAGGGGCCCGTATGCAAGAAGGAATTTTAGCATTGATGCAAATGGCTAAAACTACAGCTGCCCTTACAAGGTTTTCCGAGGATGGTGGTTTGTATATTGCAGTTATAACCGATCCTACCACCGGTGGTGTGAGTGCCAGTTTTGCCTCGGTAGCAGACATTATTATTACCGAGCCGGGTGCTTTAATTGGGTTTGCCGGGCCAAGGGTAATTGAGCAGACCATTCGTCAAAAGTTACCCGAAGGCTTCCAGCGGGCTGAATTTGTACGCAAACATGGTTTTGTAGACAAAATTGTAAGTAGAGCGGAGATGAAAGCTGTTTTGGCTAAGATACTTAAACTGCACCTGCAGGAGGATAAAGAATGGCCGGCACAGTCTTAG